One genomic segment of Paraburkholderia caffeinilytica includes these proteins:
- a CDS encoding mechanosensitive ion channel family protein, translating into MQNRLFPHMFGDLARDFGQPVMLWQVGVLLGTLAVAWLLARLLRRTLDLRRQTRYQTLRFGAESLNRAFFPLIGAALVWLAQAITGQFMHTALLDLALVPLFGIGLIYIVFFFARRVFSQDGANHPWLFLVEKVVSLVVWVGMVLTVMGIQDDVIAWMGSVHFRVANAHLTLLSLITGLIWVCVTMIVAMWLGSAFEDRLIRSTTLDANLKVVVARVGRAAFVLAAVLISLSLVGIDITVLGVFGGALGVGLGFGLQKIASNYVSGFIILIDRSLRIGDTINVSGLQGMVTQIRTRYTVVRGLDGIETLIPNEKLITDVVQNQSSYLTRGRATVAVQVAYTSDVEQAMTLLAEAAQGVTRVLQDPAPTPYMVGFGTDGINLELGFWIEDAATGTSGVRSAVNRNIWRLFSEHGISIPFAHREVRIVGNVGDAMPQAVTMTAPAANQAGNAL; encoded by the coding sequence ATGCAAAACCGTCTTTTTCCTCACATGTTCGGCGACCTCGCGCGCGACTTCGGCCAGCCGGTGATGCTGTGGCAGGTCGGCGTGCTGCTGGGAACGCTCGCCGTCGCGTGGCTGCTCGCACGGCTGTTGCGTCGCACGCTCGATCTGCGGCGCCAGACGCGATACCAGACTCTGCGCTTCGGCGCGGAAAGCCTGAACCGCGCGTTCTTTCCGCTGATCGGCGCGGCACTCGTGTGGCTTGCGCAGGCGATCACCGGCCAGTTCATGCACACCGCGCTGCTCGATCTGGCGCTGGTGCCGCTGTTCGGTATCGGCCTGATTTACATCGTGTTTTTCTTCGCGCGGCGGGTCTTCAGTCAAGACGGCGCGAACCATCCGTGGCTGTTCCTGGTCGAGAAAGTGGTGTCGCTGGTCGTCTGGGTCGGCATGGTGCTCACCGTGATGGGCATCCAGGACGACGTGATCGCCTGGATGGGCAGCGTGCATTTCCGTGTCGCCAATGCACACCTGACGTTGCTGTCGTTGATCACGGGCCTGATCTGGGTCTGCGTGACGATGATCGTTGCGATGTGGCTGGGCTCCGCGTTTGAAGACCGCCTGATTCGCTCGACGACCCTCGACGCCAACCTCAAGGTGGTTGTGGCGCGGGTCGGCCGTGCGGCGTTCGTGCTGGCGGCGGTGCTGATCAGCCTGTCGCTGGTCGGGATCGATATTACGGTGCTGGGCGTGTTCGGCGGCGCTCTGGGTGTGGGGCTCGGGTTCGGCTTGCAGAAGATCGCCAGTAACTACGTCTCGGGCTTCATCATCCTGATCGATCGTTCGCTGCGCATCGGCGACACGATCAACGTCAGCGGCCTCCAGGGCATGGTTACGCAGATCCGCACGCGTTATACGGTCGTGCGCGGCCTGGACGGCATCGAAACGCTGATTCCGAACGAAAAACTGATTACGGATGTGGTGCAGAACCAGTCGTCCTATCTGACGCGCGGTCGCGCCACGGTGGCCGTGCAAGTCGCGTACACGTCGGACGTCGAGCAGGCAATGACCCTGCTTGCCGAAGCCGCGCAGGGCGTCACGCGGGTGTTGCAGGACCCGGCGCCGACTCCCTATATGGTTGGTTTCGGCACCGACGGCATCAATCTCGAACTGGGCTTCTGGATCGAAGACGCGGCGACCGGCACATCGGGCGTGCGCTCGGCCGTCAATCGCAACATCTGGCGTTTGTTCTCCGAGCACGGCATCTCGATTCCTTTTGCGCATCGCGAGGTGCGAATCGTCGGCAACGTCGGCGACGCGATGCCGCAAGCGGTAACAATGACCGCTCCCGCGGCCAATCAAGCCGGCAACGCCCTCTGA
- the nadA gene encoding quinolinate synthase NadA, whose translation MDQQVIRTVEYDRPQAQGTTCGIGQAWAKVPDVPSAEQKVALKERIRALLKREKAVLVAHYYVDAELQELADETGGCVADSLEMARFGRDHAAQTLVVAGVRFMGETAKILSPDKRILMPDLDATCSLDLGCPVDEFSAFCDAHPDRTVVVYANTSAAVKARADWMVTSSIGLEIVADLHARGEKIIWAPDRHLGSYIQSKTGADMLLWQGSCLVHDEFKGIELDLLRAEYPGAKVLVHPESPANVVAQADVVGSTTQLIDAAQKLDATHFIVATDLGILHKMQLAAPGKTLIAAPTAGNSATCKSCAHCPWMAMNGLANLAEVLERGHNEIFVDREIGERARLPIDRMLDFAARHKKRVQASGDLARDAQLYSNVGAA comes from the coding sequence ATGGATCAGCAGGTGATCAGGACCGTCGAATATGACCGGCCACAGGCGCAGGGCACGACCTGCGGGATCGGGCAGGCGTGGGCGAAGGTGCCCGACGTGCCGTCGGCGGAACAGAAGGTGGCGCTGAAAGAGCGCATCCGCGCACTGCTCAAGCGCGAGAAAGCCGTGCTTGTCGCGCACTACTACGTCGACGCGGAACTGCAGGAACTCGCCGACGAAACCGGCGGTTGCGTGGCCGACTCGCTGGAAATGGCGCGTTTCGGCCGCGATCACGCCGCGCAAACGCTGGTGGTGGCGGGCGTGCGCTTCATGGGCGAGACCGCGAAAATCCTGAGTCCGGACAAGCGCATTCTGATGCCCGATCTCGACGCGACCTGTTCGCTCGACCTCGGCTGTCCGGTCGATGAATTTTCGGCTTTCTGTGACGCGCACCCGGATCGCACGGTGGTCGTGTACGCGAACACCAGCGCGGCCGTCAAGGCGCGTGCGGACTGGATGGTGACGTCGTCGATCGGGCTGGAAATCGTTGCCGATCTGCACGCACGCGGCGAAAAGATCATCTGGGCGCCGGATCGGCACCTCGGCAGCTATATTCAGAGCAAGACCGGCGCGGACATGCTGCTGTGGCAGGGCTCGTGTCTCGTGCACGACGAATTCAAAGGCATCGAACTCGATTTGCTGCGCGCCGAGTATCCGGGTGCGAAAGTGCTGGTGCATCCGGAGTCGCCGGCTAACGTGGTCGCGCAGGCGGATGTGGTGGGTTCGACAACCCAGTTGATCGACGCCGCGCAAAAACTCGATGCGACGCATTTCATCGTGGCGACCGATCTCGGCATTCTGCACAAGATGCAGCTTGCCGCGCCGGGTAAGACGTTGATCGCCGCGCCCACGGCCGGCAACAGCGCGACCTGCAAGAGCTGCGCGCATTGCCCATGGATGGCGATGAACGGCCTCGCCAATCTGGCTGAGGTGCTTGAACGCGGTCACAACGAAATCTTCGTGGATCGGGAGATCGGCGAGCGCGCACGCCTGCCGATCGACCGAATGCTCGACTTCGCGGCGCGTCACAAGAAGCGCGTGCAAGCCAGCGGAGATCTGGCGCGCGACGCACAGCTGTATTCGAACGTGGGAGCGGCGTAA
- a CDS encoding RsmB/NOP family class I SAM-dependent RNA methyltransferase, whose translation MRLHGFLIGQTETLLAEVLKLNGPADATTSRFFRAHPKLGHGERGVIAEAVFAVLRRRMEFAHLAEGGAGSPARRMALLGLMQTAGRSALKPFVSETESKWLDHVATIDPASLPLRIRLNLPDWICQSLNKRFEADELAQLAAALNYPAPLDLRANPIKASRDDVLTALSKAGIEAGATPFAPFGVRVVGKPPLTKLDAFQHGWVEVQDEGSQLLCSLVAPKRGEMVVDFCAGAGGKTLALGAAMRSTGRLYAFDISERRLAKLKPRLARSGLSNVNPVLIDSEHDAKIKRLAGKIDRVLVDAPCSGLGTLRRNPDLKWRQSPESVAELAPKQASILASASRLVKKGGRLVYATCSILEAENEAVVQQFLADHPDFVLVPARDVLAEQRIDLEMGDYLSLWPHRHATDGFFAAVLERQS comes from the coding sequence ATGAGATTGCATGGTTTTCTGATTGGACAAACCGAGACTTTGCTGGCTGAAGTCCTGAAGCTGAACGGCCCGGCCGACGCCACGACGAGCCGCTTTTTCCGCGCGCACCCGAAGCTCGGGCACGGTGAGCGCGGCGTGATCGCCGAGGCGGTCTTCGCGGTGCTGCGCCGCCGGATGGAATTCGCCCATCTGGCGGAAGGCGGGGCGGGCAGCCCGGCCCGCCGCATGGCCTTGCTGGGATTGATGCAGACCGCGGGGCGCAGCGCGCTCAAGCCGTTTGTGTCGGAAACCGAGTCGAAGTGGCTCGACCATGTCGCGACGATCGATCCGGCGAGCCTGCCGCTGCGGATTCGCCTGAACCTGCCCGACTGGATTTGCCAGTCGCTGAACAAGCGCTTTGAAGCCGACGAACTGGCGCAGCTGGCCGCAGCGCTGAACTATCCGGCGCCGCTGGACCTGCGCGCGAACCCGATCAAGGCAAGCCGCGACGACGTGCTGACCGCACTGTCGAAGGCGGGCATCGAGGCCGGCGCGACGCCTTTCGCGCCGTTCGGCGTGCGGGTGGTCGGCAAGCCGCCGCTCACCAAGCTGGACGCGTTTCAGCACGGCTGGGTCGAAGTTCAGGACGAGGGCAGCCAGTTGCTGTGTTCGCTGGTCGCGCCCAAGCGCGGCGAAATGGTCGTGGACTTCTGCGCGGGCGCGGGCGGCAAGACGCTCGCGCTGGGCGCGGCGATGCGCTCCACCGGGCGTCTGTACGCCTTCGACATCTCCGAGCGGCGGTTGGCCAAGCTCAAGCCGCGTCTCGCGCGCAGCGGGCTGTCGAACGTGAATCCGGTGCTGATCGACAGCGAACACGATGCGAAGATCAAGCGTCTGGCCGGCAAGATCGACCGCGTGCTGGTGGACGCGCCATGCAGCGGCCTGGGCACGCTGCGCCGCAATCCGGACCTGAAGTGGCGTCAGTCGCCGGAATCGGTCGCCGAACTGGCGCCGAAGCAGGCGTCGATTCTGGCCAGCGCGTCGCGTCTGGTGAAGAAGGGCGGCCGTCTCGTCTACGCGACCTGCTCGATTCTGGAAGCGGAAAACGAGGCCGTCGTGCAGCAGTTCCTCGCCGACCATCCGGACTTCGTCTTGGTGCCGGCACGCGACGTGCTCGCCGAGCAGCGCATCGACCTGGAAATGGGCGACTACTTGTCGTTGTGGCCGCACCGCCACGCCACTGACGGCTTCTTCGCAGCCGTGCTGGAACGTCAGAGCTAA
- the rpmB gene encoding 50S ribosomal protein L28 yields MARVCQVTGKAPMSGNNVSHANNKTKRRFLPNLQNRRIWVESENRWVRLRVSNAGLRLIDKNGIDAVLADLRARGEA; encoded by the coding sequence ATGGCACGCGTATGCCAAGTAACTGGGAAAGCGCCGATGAGCGGCAACAACGTTTCCCACGCGAACAACAAAACCAAGCGCCGGTTCCTGCCGAACCTGCAAAACCGCCGCATTTGGGTGGAAAGCGAAAACCGTTGGGTGCGTCTGCGCGTTTCGAACGCCGGTCTGCGCCTGATCGACAAGAACGGTATCGACGCTGTGCTCGCAGATCTGCGCGCACGCGGTGAAGCCTAA
- the rpmG gene encoding 50S ribosomal protein L33: MAKGARDKIKLESTAGTGHFYTTTKNKRNMPEKMLIKKFDPVVRKHVEYKETKIK; encoded by the coding sequence ATGGCGAAAGGCGCACGCGACAAGATCAAGCTGGAATCGACCGCAGGCACGGGTCACTTCTACACGACGACGAAGAACAAACGCAACATGCCGGAAAAGATGCTGATCAAGAAATTTGATCCGGTCGTCCGCAAGCACGTTGAGTACAAGGAAACCAAGATTAAATAA
- the nadC gene encoding carboxylating nicotinate-nucleotide diphosphorylase encodes MGAVERNQVEAVSPLFAEIHEQYGAAFDAALARNVADALAEDVGAGDQTGRLVPADDVRDARIIVREDAVLCGVPWFNGVMRQVDPRIDVRWRYREGDRMTADTPVCELRGPVRALLTAERNALNFLQLLSGVASATRRYVDAIAHTQTRILDTRKTLPGLRLAQKYAVRVGGGANQRLALYDGILIKENHIAAAGGVGAAMDAALALNAGVSIQIEVETLVQLETALAHRAQSILLDNFSFDAMRDAVRITAGRAVLEVSGGVNFETVRTIAETGVDRVSIGALTKDVRATDYSMRVV; translated from the coding sequence ATGGGGGCGGTGGAGCGCAATCAGGTCGAGGCGGTGTCGCCGCTGTTCGCAGAGATCCATGAGCAGTATGGCGCGGCATTTGATGCGGCGTTGGCGCGCAACGTTGCCGACGCGCTGGCGGAAGATGTCGGCGCAGGCGACCAGACGGGCCGCCTTGTCCCCGCAGACGACGTGCGCGATGCACGAATCATCGTGCGCGAAGATGCCGTGCTGTGTGGCGTGCCCTGGTTCAACGGGGTGATGCGCCAGGTCGATCCGCGTATCGACGTGCGGTGGCGTTATCGCGAGGGCGATCGGATGACCGCGGATACACCGGTGTGCGAGTTGCGCGGTCCTGTCCGCGCGCTGTTGACCGCGGAACGCAATGCGTTGAATTTCCTGCAACTGCTGTCGGGTGTGGCGAGCGCAACGCGCCGCTATGTCGACGCAATTGCTCACACTCAAACGCGCATCCTCGATACGCGTAAGACACTGCCGGGTTTGCGGCTCGCGCAGAAATACGCAGTGCGCGTGGGCGGTGGAGCGAATCAGCGGCTCGCTTTGTACGATGGCATCCTGATCAAGGAAAACCACATTGCCGCAGCGGGCGGCGTCGGTGCGGCAATGGATGCCGCGCTCGCGCTAAATGCAGGCGTGTCGATCCAGATCGAAGTCGAAACGCTCGTCCAATTGGAAACTGCACTGGCGCATCGCGCACAATCCATCCTGCTGGACAACTTTTCGTTCGATGCGATGCGCGACGCGGTGCGTATTACGGCGGGGCGAGCGGTGCTGGAGGTGTCTGGCGGCGTGAACTTCGAGACGGTGCGGACTATCGCTGAAACCGGAGTTGATCGTGTGTCGATCGGTGCGCTGACCAAGGATGTTCGCGCAACGGATTACTCGATGCGGGTTGTCTGA
- the nadB gene encoding L-aspartate oxidase, translating into MEFDVAIVGSGLAGLSVALNLAETRRVAVVAKRSMTEGASDWAQGGIAAVLDSADSIENHVRDTLIAGGGLCDEAATRFIVEHGRAAIEWLIEQGVPFTKDDAAELGFHLTREGGHSHRRIIHAADATGHAVVATLSERVRRHPNITLLEDHYAIDLITSDRLGLPGRRCHGLYALDLQSGRTVTIEAPHTVLATGGAGKVYLYTTNPDTATGDGIAMAWRAGCRVSNMEFIQFHPTCLFHPYAKSFLISEAVRGEGGLLKLPDGTRFMPNHDERAELAPRDIVARAIDFEIKKRGIDCVYLDISHQPPQFLREHFPTILARCLEFGIDITKEPIPVVPAAHYTCGGVVTDLAGRTDLAGLYAVGETSCTGLHGANRLASNSLLECLVIGRSAAQAIEEEGFSAAVHAPLPDWDESRVSDPDEEVVVAHNWDELRRLMWNYVGIVRTDKRLARAKHRLALLRDEIHEYYANFKVSRDLLELRNLVDVASLIVEGARSRRESRGLHFSRDWPATLPKALPTVLSPEHVRNRNV; encoded by the coding sequence ATGGAATTCGATGTGGCGATTGTCGGTAGCGGTCTGGCAGGGTTGAGCGTCGCGCTCAACCTCGCGGAGACCCGGCGGGTTGCGGTGGTCGCCAAGCGATCGATGACCGAAGGTGCGAGCGATTGGGCGCAAGGCGGGATCGCCGCCGTACTGGATTCGGCGGACAGCATCGAAAACCACGTGCGCGACACGCTGATCGCCGGTGGCGGCCTGTGCGACGAGGCGGCGACACGCTTTATCGTCGAGCATGGGCGAGCTGCGATCGAATGGCTGATCGAGCAAGGCGTACCGTTCACCAAAGACGACGCCGCCGAACTCGGCTTTCATCTGACACGCGAAGGCGGCCATAGCCATCGCCGGATCATTCATGCCGCGGATGCAACGGGCCATGCAGTGGTCGCCACGCTCAGCGAACGTGTACGCCGCCATCCGAACATCACCCTGCTCGAAGATCACTATGCGATCGACCTGATCACGTCAGACCGTCTCGGCCTGCCAGGCCGCCGCTGCCACGGCTTGTATGCACTCGATCTGCAAAGCGGCCGCACCGTGACGATCGAAGCGCCGCATACCGTGCTCGCCACCGGCGGCGCCGGCAAGGTCTATCTGTACACCACCAACCCCGACACCGCGACAGGCGACGGTATCGCGATGGCCTGGCGCGCGGGCTGCCGCGTGTCGAACATGGAATTCATCCAGTTCCATCCGACCTGCCTGTTCCATCCTTATGCGAAGTCGTTCCTGATCTCGGAAGCAGTGCGCGGTGAAGGCGGCCTTCTGAAGCTGCCGGACGGCACGCGCTTCATGCCGAACCACGACGAACGCGCTGAACTCGCGCCGCGCGACATCGTCGCGCGCGCGATCGACTTCGAGATCAAGAAACGCGGCATCGACTGCGTCTATCTCGACATCAGCCATCAGCCGCCTCAATTCCTGCGCGAACACTTCCCGACGATTCTGGCCCGCTGCCTCGAATTCGGCATCGACATCACCAAAGAGCCGATCCCCGTCGTACCCGCCGCGCACTATACCTGCGGCGGCGTCGTAACGGACCTGGCAGGCCGGACCGATCTGGCGGGTCTCTACGCAGTCGGCGAGACGTCATGCACAGGCCTGCACGGCGCGAACCGGCTTGCCAGCAACTCCTTGCTCGAGTGTCTCGTGATCGGGCGCTCCGCAGCGCAGGCTATCGAAGAAGAAGGCTTCAGCGCCGCCGTCCATGCGCCGCTCCCGGATTGGGACGAAAGCCGCGTGTCCGATCCGGACGAAGAAGTCGTGGTTGCGCACAACTGGGATGAACTGCGCCGCCTGATGTGGAACTACGTCGGCATCGTGCGGACGGACAAGCGGCTCGCCCGAGCCAAACACCGGCTCGCCCTGCTCCGTGACGAGATTCACGAGTATTACGCGAATTTCAAGGTGAGCCGCGATTTGCTTGAACTGCGCAATCTGGTCGACGTGGCGTCGCTGATTGTCGAAGGCGCTCGCTCGCGGCGTGAAAGCCGCGGCTTGCATTTCAGCCGCGATTGGCCGGCTACATTGCCGAAGGCTTTGCCGACGGTGCTGTCGCCGGAACACGTGCGCAACCGTAACGTGTGA
- a CDS encoding DesA family fatty acid desaturase yields MLNSLLDFLAHGLLHFSWWQLVLYTLVATHITIIGVTVYLHRCQAHRALELHPIASHFFRFWLWMTTGMLTGQWAAIHRKHHAKCETEEDPHSPQTRGIWKVLLEGAELYRSEAKNEETMRKFSHGTPNDWIERNVYTKYPILGVSLMMVLNVALFGVVGLTIWAVQMVWIPFWAAGVVNGLAHWWGYRNFNSSDASTNIFPWGIIIGGEELHNNHHTYATSAKLSNKWYEFDIGWMYIRIMSAFRLAKVKKIAPTPRLTTGKLVLDQDTLQAVLANRYEVMARYGKALKRAYRQELAHLKEVGAREKYQVMRGARSWFHKEEAGLDEPQKRQLPQIFANSQKLKTYIDMRNELAAMWERSNASRDQLLVQLQDWCHRAEQSGIKALQDFAMRLRRYA; encoded by the coding sequence TTGTTGAATTCCTTGCTCGATTTTCTTGCCCACGGCCTGCTGCACTTCTCGTGGTGGCAACTTGTGCTGTACACGCTGGTCGCGACGCACATCACGATCATTGGCGTGACGGTCTATCTGCATCGCTGCCAGGCGCACCGCGCGCTGGAGTTGCATCCGATCGCCAGTCATTTTTTCCGCTTCTGGCTGTGGATGACCACCGGCATGCTGACCGGCCAATGGGCCGCGATTCACCGTAAGCACCACGCCAAGTGCGAGACGGAAGAAGATCCGCACAGCCCGCAAACGCGCGGCATCTGGAAGGTGCTGCTCGAAGGCGCGGAACTGTACCGTTCCGAAGCCAAGAATGAAGAAACGATGCGCAAATTCAGTCACGGCACGCCGAATGACTGGATCGAACGCAACGTCTACACGAAGTACCCGATTCTCGGTGTGAGCCTGATGATGGTGCTGAACGTCGCGCTGTTCGGCGTCGTCGGCTTGACCATCTGGGCCGTGCAGATGGTGTGGATCCCGTTCTGGGCGGCGGGCGTGGTGAACGGTCTCGCGCACTGGTGGGGCTACCGCAACTTCAACTCGTCGGATGCCAGCACCAACATCTTCCCGTGGGGCATCATCATCGGCGGTGAAGAGCTGCACAACAATCACCACACGTATGCGACGTCGGCCAAGCTGTCGAACAAATGGTACGAGTTCGACATTGGCTGGATGTACATCCGCATCATGTCGGCGTTCCGTCTGGCCAAGGTGAAGAAGATCGCGCCCACGCCGCGTCTTACCACTGGCAAGCTGGTACTCGATCAGGACACGTTGCAGGCCGTGCTGGCAAATCGCTATGAGGTGATGGCACGTTACGGCAAGGCGCTCAAGCGCGCATATCGCCAGGAGCTGGCGCATCTGAAGGAAGTGGGCGCACGCGAGAAGTATCAGGTAATGCGCGGTGCGCGTAGCTGGTTCCACAAGGAAGAAGCGGGTCTCGACGAGCCGCAGAAGCGCCAGTTGCCGCAAATTTTCGCGAACAGCCAGAAGCTGAAGACCTACATCGACATGCGCAACGAACTGGCGGCGATGTGGGAACGCTCGAATGCGTCGCGCGATCAACTGCTGGTTCAGTTGCAAGACTGGTGTCATCGTGCGGAACAGAGCGGTATTAAAGCGCTGCAAGACTTCGCGATGCGTCTGCGCCGTTATGCTTGA